The Spirulina subsalsa PCC 9445 region CTGGGGTAATATCCACCACAGACCCCTGTAACATTAAATCGGGTTTGAGAAAGCGAGTAAAAGTCATAACGATTCTGTATCTGTTTCTAGTTGGCGTTGGCGTTCTCGTTCTTGACGGATGCGTTGTGTAGCCGCTTCATGTTCTTCTAGGGTGCGGCTAAAAACGTGAGTCCCGTCATAATTAGCCACAAAAAACAGATATTCCGTCCTTTCGGGATTGAGAACTGCTCTTAAACTATCCACTCCGGGGCTACTAATGGGAGTAGGGGGCAAACCCTCATTCAGATAGGTATTATAGGGGGAGGGTTGGCGCACCTGGTCTAAGGTCAAAGGTTGATCGGGGGTTTGACGAATCCCTGTGCCGTATTCAACGGTTGGATCGGACTCTAAACGCATCCCCTGAGAGAGACGATTGAGAAAGACTCCCGCAATACGGGGGCGTTCTTGGGCAACGGCGGCTTCCTTTTCTACCATACTCGCCAACGTCACCCATTCTTGCAAGGTTAAATCTTGATTCTCCTGTGCCGCTTCATATAACGGTAATGCCACCTCCTGAAAACGGGCTAACAGGATTCGGATCACCTGTTGGGGTGTAGCACCTTGGGGAAACTGGTAGGTATCGGGGTATAAAAACCCCTCTAAATGGGGTAAATCCGGCGGTAGCCAAGGAAACTCCTCGGGGGAGGGCATTTCCTGCGTTGCGGCCATAAACTCCGCCTGAGTGAAGTATTGCCGCCGCTCAAACTCCGCCCCCATTTGCTCTAATGACCAACCTTCCGGCAGGGTGACACGGGAATCCTCCACTACCCCCTCCCAAATACGGCGGGCAATTTCTGGCATGGACTGGGTAGGAGTCATGGTATAAACCCCCGCTTGGAAACCCCCCTCTCGATTTTGCCAAGCGAGCCAAAATGCCCAAATATTCCAAGCCCAAGCCGAATGAATCATCCCGGTGGCTTCTAAATCTTGGCCAATTTGCCGGGTGGATGTTCCGGTGGTAATTTCCAGTTGAATCTGGGTTTCTTCGGGGGAGATATCCTCTCCGTCTACCACAGGGGAAATCGCCCAGTACCACCAAGTCGCACCATGTAATCCCGCCACTCCAATCATTAAAGGCAAGAGGAGAAGGGGATAAGTCCATTGGGAAAGTCTTCTCAAGAGGGTCATAAGCAGGGTTGGCAAAGGATGAAATCAGAGGGGGGTTGCTTTAATTCATGTCCTCTTGTTCAAGGGTTTGGACTAGGAATTCTTCGAGATAGGGTTGAATCTCTTCTAATTCTTCGGCCGTCAGCAATTCGACTTTTTCGTTGTGGCGGCGTTTGCCAAATAACAGGAGGGGATTAAGTGGGGTGTAAATTTCATATTCTTGGTCTTCATGGTAGAAGTGGGTCAGGAATTGAAACTCTTCTGACTCAACTTGACCCGTTTCGGTTTCAATTTCTAGGGTTAAGATGCTATCTTCTTCGGTTTCGGGTAATTCTCCCGCCACCGTGAGGGTATATCCGGCGTAGTTCAAGACTAGATTCTGTTCGGCTAAGACTGCTTTGGCATCGGGAAAGACTGTCTGGAGTTCTTCGGAATCTTCCACCCAAGTGGCCTCGGAATCGTCTTCATCACTATCCCAAGCAATGATCGTAATGGGAGAGTCTACGGGGAGTAGGAGTAAATACTGGTCATCCTTATGAAAGAAAGCTTGTTCGACAAAACAGGGTAGCGATCGCCCTTCCTCATCATAAAGATGAACTACTTCGCGGTTCGATTGCTCCGGTTCTGGAAAAAATTGGGAAGAGGACATAAATCAAACGCCACCAAAACAAAGAGTAGGTTTCAGAATAGCACGGGACAGGAGTCAGTAATCACGGATCCTTGGGAGTGGGAGAGAGGGAAGGGAGGGAATCGGGAGTCGGGAGTCGGGAGATAGGGGGACTTGATAACCGTAAGGTTGATTAATTTTCCTATGGCTTCCCCTGTAGTGGCTACATTGCTCTTTATGATGTAAGGAGAGAAACGATCCATTTGAATCATTTGGGGTGAATCAATACCTAGGGCCTGATAGTGGGAGTCTAAAACAAAATGAAGAGCTTAATAGTAGACGATGCAAGGTACAACCTAGAACCCTTGGAACAAGTCTTGCGATCGCGAAATTATCAGATCACCCGTTGTTCTGATGTCAATGCCGCTTGGGAAATCTTTGCCCAGGAAGTGTTTCCTTGGGTCTGGATTGCCTTGGGGGATGAGTTAGCCCCTCGTTTACACCTCTGCCAAGAAATGCGATCGCGCTTTCCCCAACTCCTCTGTATTGCCATCATCTCCAGCGAAAACCCCACCATCCTTGAACCTTGGCTCAATCATGGTGGTAACGATTATCTCATTCTTCCCGCCTCTCCCGAGCAGATTAACCTCCGTCTTACCATTTGGTCCAAACACATTCAACCGCAAATTTCCAGTCTAGAGCGCTTTCAATCCCTCGATACTGCCAGTTTACGCCCCCTCCATCCCGACACCATTAAACGGGCTGCCTTGATGCAGTTTCCCTACATTGCAACCCACCACCTCCGCCAAACCCTCATTCAATTTAAAAAACAACTGTCTGAACTCCTAGAACAACCCCGACAAATCCCCCTAGATACAGCTGCTAATGACTATTTAACCAGCATTTTAGATCGGGCGAATTTAATGCAGCAATTAGTCGGCGACTTACTCATTGATACCCAATCCCAATTACAAGAAGCCACCCCTAACCCCGTCATTCATCAGGATTATGTTATTGTTAACAGTAACTTCACCATTAAAGAATTTTCCGACAACGCAACCCACTTTTCTGATGGAAAATATATCCTCAAAAAAGGAGAAGACATCCGAAAAGTTTTTCCTGAATTTATTGGCTCAGAGCAAAACTTATTGCAAATATTAAAAGGTAAACATAAATCCTTTGAACTCCTAGGAGTAGGACGTTTTGATGAGCAAGATCACCCCCTCTATTTTGATATTCATGTTCTGAAATATCCAGAAAATATAGCAGGTAAACGATGCTTGATTGTTTTATTGAATAATGCGACAGAACGTATGGTCTTTCAGCAAAAACTCGTTCAAACAGCCAACGAAACACAACTATTACTTAAAAAACTTTCTAGCACAAAAGACTACATCAATCAGATCATTTTGTCAATGGCTGATGCTTTAATTGTCACCACGAAAACCGGACTGATCAAAAAAATTAACCCCGCTACCCAAAAACTGTTCGGTTATCGTGAGTTAGAATTATTAGGGCAACCTATTACTAAAATATTTGCGCCTCACTATTTTGACGTTCTGCGGGACCAACAACAAAATCATATATTGTCCTCTACTGAAATTATCTGTTGCAAAAAAACAGGTGAAAAATTGTCAGTTTCTTTCTCTTGTTCTCGCATAGAAACTGACGAAGGAATGGAAGAATTTGTCTATGTTGGTAGAGATATTACCGAGCGTAAACAAGCCGAAATTAAAATCAAAAATCTGAATTACTCCTTACAAGAGCGCACCCAAGAACTTGAATTAGTTAACGAAGAACTTGAATCCTTTTCCCGCACTGTTTCCCATGACTTAAAAACTCCCCTTTCCCATATCGAGTTTTTTAATCAGATGCTATTAGAAGAATATGGTGATTGTTTAGATAATGAAGGAAAAGATTATCTGGAGCAAATTAGAAAATCCTGTGTAAGAATGCGCCAGATGATCCACGATCTTCTACAATTAGCCCATGTTACCCGCACTGAGTTAACCATTGGTCAAGTTGACTTAAGTCAGATGGCGGAAAAAATTATAAAAGATCTGCAACGGAATAGTCCTCAACGTGAGGCCGTCTGTTCTATTGCCCCCAACTTAATTGTTTATGGCAATGAGGGATTGTTGCAAGTTGCCCTAGAAAACCTCTTAGGCAATGCTTGGAAATATACAAAAAAACAACCAAAAACTAAAATTGAGTTTGGGGTATTGTCTAGTCAAGTAAGACGAGCTGAAAATTTAGAGTACAATGGGGAAGATGAAACCCAAAGAGTCTATTTCATCCGTGACAATGGCGCAGGATTTAATATGGAATATGCAGACAAATTATTTACCACCTTTGGGCGGTTACATTCTCAAAGAGAATTTGAAGGAACAGGCATTGGTTTAACTACAGTTCAGCGCATTATTCAACGACATGGAGGTAAGATTTGGGCAGAAGCAGAAGTCAACCAAGGGGCAAGCTTTTATTTTACACTCAAGATCAATTAAAGGTGAATCAAGCGTGAGATGAATATAGTTCTACGCCCCCAACGGGATTTAGATATTAAAGGTGCTTCTTTGCTTCAGCAAAAAGTGGTTAATTTGTTACCTGCACCCGATAATTCTTGCTGGGTCATTGATTTAGTTCAAGTGAATTCAATTAATCACTTTGGCTTAACTGCTTTAATGGCTGTCCGTCGGGCTGCCAGACAGTATAAGTGCCGTTTATACTTGTTAAATGTCAAGCAACAAGTGCGTTATATGTTGGAAATTACCGAGTTAGACAAAGAGTTTAAAATTATTGAAAGTTTAGAGGAAGTTTTTGATTCTGGGATTCGGTTGCTCTTGTGTTAATTGTCTTCTATGATTGATTGATCAGGGCTTTTAGTTTTGAAAACTGCTGAGGATGAATTAGGCTTAAATTAATTCCAGTTAGCACAATCCAGAGTAACATATTGGCAATAAACATATATTGATTATGCAGTAGCATATATTCCATCGTAATCAGCCCCAGTAACCACCAATGCCCATTTTCTACCTTTTCACGATTTCCCCATAAAAAGAGAATCGGGATAATATTAATTACACTCGAATGTAAAAGAGAACCGGGATAGATAATTAAAGAAAACATTAGCATAGACATAAAACTCCATTGCTCATGTTTCTGATTGATATTAAGACATACCCACAAAGTTGTTAAACCTAACAATAATCCCAAGGCAATATGCAGGGGATGGAAAATCGGTGAACCCCCAGAGGGTGTATAATTTGTAAGACGTAATATATTCGCTAACAGTGACCCATTGATTGGTTCAATATATACTTCAAAAGGTAAAGCAGAATAGGGAGCATCAGTTAAGTAAGTATGAAATGGCTTGACTCCAATAATTACTAAGGTCAGTGCTGTAAGTCCAATTAATACGGCAAAAGCTGAGACTAAAACTCTCCATTGTCGTCTGGCAATTACATAAACCAATAGTAAGGTAACAAAGGGTTTAATTAAAATACCTAATCCTAACCAAACCCCCCCTATGATTTTAGACTGGTTACGCCAATACATTAAAATCGTGAGTAAAACTATAAAGTTAGTTTGAGCAAATAGGAGGTTACTTTTTACCCCAAAAATAGTTAAAATTAAGCTAGTTGTTACTAATAATCCCAATATTTTATGATGTTTTAGAAAAATCTGCCATAACAAAGTAATGGTTAAAATTAAGATTAAAATATTAACCGTATACCATAAAAGTAAAGCCTCTCTAGGCTCAAACCAACCTAGGGGAATAAATAACAGGATACTGGGGGGAGGGTAAGGAAAACCACAACAGAGAAAAGAGCGTGTGAATCCTTCGCCAATGTAATTGGTCAAATCAAAGGAGATCACCAAGGATTTCAGAACATTAGCATCATAAAGATTTAGACCACTAACGGCGGCTTTTCCTCCTAGCCAAAAAGCTAAAAAATCCCAGTCTGGAAGCTTTTTGATGTTGTTAATAACAATCGTAAAAAGATGATAGAACAATAGCATTAACAATCCTAGATTAATCCCCCATAATAATGTAGCTTGACTCCAGTTATATTGAGAAGTCCGCTCTTTAAAGTGTAACAATAACAAAATGATGGGAACAGCTAATATCCAGCCCGGAATATTTAAGAGTGTGGAGAAAACGGCCAGAAATCCCCAGAATAAAATGACTATTAACGTGGTGATATTTTTTCGTTTCATAATATTTTTACTGATTATAAATAAGTGTGTATAACTTTTATCTCCCATTATAGTAACTTTAGAGCAGGTGATCTCAAATTTCCTTGAATCCTCAGAGTTCAGAAAACACATTAGGGAAATGTTGACTACTGTATGCACTAGATGGTAGGGGGGGGAAACCGTGCAAGCTTTACAATCTGGAGATTATAGCCCTTGTGCTTTGATTGGTAATAAAATGTTCTATAAGTTTTCTGGTATAACTTTTAAACATCTCTCTAGGCAAACGAGCATGACAAAACCGAATTTTTTTATTGTTGGCGCTCCCAAATGCGGCACAACAGCGATGCACAGCTATTTAGAACAACATCCAGAAATTTTTATGCTTAACATCCCTGACTCACCGGAGAATATGGCCGGGGGGAAAAGGGAAATTCACTTTTTTGGCAGTGATTTAAATTTTAGCAGACCAACTCTTGAGGAATATCTCAGTTATTTTAGTGGGGCTAGTGGGAAAAAAGTTCGGGGAGAATCATCTGTATTTTATCTCTATTCTAAGCAGGCTGCACAAGAAATTAAGCAGTTTAATCCTGAGTCAAAAATTTTAATTATGCTCAGAAATCCTCTAGAAATGATGTATTCTTGGCACTCACAGTTAGTTTTTTGGGGGGATGAAACTATTGCTGATTTTGAAACAGCTTTAAAGGCAGAAAATACCCGAAAAAACGGGACGGGAATTCCGATCCAAAGGGATCATCCTATTGAATGCTTTTTTTATTCTCAAATTGCTTGTTATACGGAACAGATCAAGCGATATCTAGATACTTTTGGACGGGAGAACGTACAGATTATTATCTTTGATGATTTTAAGCAAGATACCCCGGCTATTTATCGCAAAACTTTGCAGTTTTTAGGCTGTCGAGATGATTTTGAAGCAGATTTTAAGGTCATTAATGCCAATCGTCAAGTCCGCAATTTAGCGGTTCAACAATTTTTACGTCGTCCCCCTAAGTCGTTGCGTTTGATGGTTCGTTCTTTGATTCCTTCTCCTATCCGAAAACGCTTAAGGGGTGTTTTAGAAAAATACAATATTGAACAAAAATCCCGTTCACCTCTCAGCCCTGAGTTAAACGCGAGTTTGCAGAAAGAATTTAGGTCAGAAATTGAAAAATTGAGTGAGTTATTAAATCGGGATTTAATGGCTTGGGTGGAGGGCAGTGGCAGTCCGTTAAATTAAAGTAGGTAAAATTAAAGGCGAACACTTTCTTGAAATACCCAGATTTCCCGGTTTGTGTCCCATTGTAAGCGAAAACGAAGCCGATCTCTTGAGGTCTGACCATTTTTGAGTTGATAACGGAGTTGGGTGATAACGGTTGCGGTTTCTCCGGTATTTTCGATCACTTGGACTTGTTGAACTTCCACATTTTCTACACTTTCCCACCAGTTTGTATAGTCACTGTAACGATTGTTGGAATGTTTGCGGTGGAAGTCGGGAGAAAGTTGTTCCCAGGCGCTGCTATAGTTACGACGGTTAATTGTTGCATAATAGTCTCGCACGGCTTGAGCAGGTGAGGGTTTAGTATTAGAAGCTGGGGTGTCTGTTGGTAGGTCTTGGAATTTGACGACATCGGGGCTATGGTTGGGGTTAGGGCTGGCGAAAGAACAGTAGGCATCGGGGATTTTTTGTCCGTGTTGTCGCAATCGTTCAATGCAGCGATCGCGCTGATCAAATTTCCCCGCGTAAACTTGATAATAAGGCCGACCGGATAAGTTGGCATAGTCAGGAATCCAAAATTCCCCCGCGCTGTTATATCCTGCCTGTCTCAACTGCCCCAAGCGCTGTTGAGCATTTTCCCGGTTTTCATAGGCAGAATCTGCTAAAAAGTAGAAGGGGGAAACGCTAGGAGTTGAGGGAGTCGCGGGAGTCGCGGGAGTTGAGGGAGTCGCGGGAGTTGCGGGAGTCGCGGGAGTCGCGGGAGTTGCGGGAGTCGCGGGGGTGGAGGGAGTTGAGGGAGTCGAAGCAGTGGGGGGTTTTTGGGGGGTATTAGAGGCGTTCAAGAACATAATGGCTACCACCCCACTCACGCCTACAATTGTCCCTATAATGGCGGCAAACAGCCACAGAGGGAAGATTTTTGAGGGGGTGGGAGTGATATTAGGGGGAGGACTAGCGACAACTGTAGGGGTAACGGGATGTAATGCGTCTAACATATCCTGTGCGCTGCGGAAGCGATCGCGAGGATGATACTCTAAAGCACGATCTAACACTGCCGCTAATTCCAAATCTAGGTTAGAAACCTGATGTCGCCACTTAATTTCCCCGGTTTGTGGGTCAATTAAATCCGAGGGGTGCTTACCCGTCAGAAGGGCAACAATTGTTAAAGCCAAGCCATATAAATCACTGGAAAAAATGGGTCGTCCTGCGGCTTGTTCTGAGGGCATAAAACCGGGAGTCCCAATAACAATAGAAGAAGTCATTTTTCCCTCAGAATTGACCTCAATTCCCATAGTTTCTTTAACCGCACCAAAATCAATCAGAACGGGTTTAAGGTCTGACTGACGCAAAATAATATTATCGGGTTTAATGTCACGGTGAATAATGCCTTCTGTGTGAATATACTGTAAGATGGGTAATAAACCAATCAGGACTTCCCGCGCTTCTGGACTGCTTAACGTTCCTTGATACATCCGTTTAGAGAGGGGCTGTCCTTGAATATATTCTTGCACCAGATAAAACTGATTGCTTTCCACAAAATAGGCGTAAAGTTGGGGAATTTGGGCTTGTTCTGTGCCGAGTTTCTCTAAAATGGCGGCTTCCCGTTGAAAGCGTTCTTGTACTAATTGATAAACGGCGGGCTTATGACCAATAGGTTGTAGTTTTTTTACCACACAAATACGCTGGGATGGCATATGGGTATCTTTGGCCAAAAAAGTTTCACCAAAGCCCCCTTGACCGAGTTTATTGATAATGAGGTAGCGATTATTTAATAAGGTGGGTGTCATTTTTTATGTTAAGCTTAAAATCGGGGGGTGATCCCATTCTTTTTTACATCCCGGCAATCATTAGATCCGCCAAAATAATAGTCTAGAGGGTGAGTCTAGAGGATTGTAGCCTGCATTGGAGGGACTCAACTTCTATTCTAACAGTCCCCTCTGGGTTCAAAATTGATAATGACTAGGGAATCGGGTGTCGGGAATCGGGAATCGGGAATCGGGAGTCGGGAATAGGCAAAAGGCAACAGTAATCAACCCATCCCCCCCTCTCCCCCTCTCCCCCTCTCCCCCTCCCCCTCTCCCCCTCCCCCGTAGGGGTGCAGTGGCAGATCATCCCCCAAAAGCATTAAGTCCTTCATGGCTTACACCCAAAACGATAAAATGGAGAGGTAGCATTCCCATAGGTTTTCAGACCAAGCTTATGCAGACAGTCGATCCTAAAAACAACCCAGTCCACAATATGGACATTCCTAAAGTTGGTTTACCCGTTACGATTATTACAGGATTCCTTGGCAGTGGTAAAACCACTCTCCTTAATCATATTTTGACGAACCAAGAAGGCCTGAAAACGGCGGTTTTGGTCAATGAATTTGGGGAAATTGGTATTGATAATGAACTAATCGTCAGCACAGGCGATGATATGGTAGAACTGAGCAATGGCTGTATTTGCTGCACGATTAATGAAGATTTAGTGAATGCAGTGTATCGGGTCCTAGAACGGGATGATAAAATAGATTATTTGGTGGTTGAAACTACCGGATTAGCTGACCCTTTACCTGTGGCTTTAACTTTTTTGGGGACGGAAATTCGGGATATGACCCGGTTGGATTCTATTGTCACGGTGGTAGACTGTGAAAACTTCAGTCTGGATTTATTTAACAGTGAAGCGGCCTACAGTCAAATTGCCTACGGTGATGTGATTCTATTGAATAAAGTGGATTTAGTAGATGAGGCCAATGTAGACGCGCTGGAGGTCAGGATTCGGGATATTAAATCTGAGGCGCGAATTTTACGCACGACTCGTTCACAAGTGCCGTTACCCCTTATTTTAAGTGTGGGTTTATTTGAGTCGGATAAATACTTTGATCAGATGGAAGATGACCATGATCATGATCATCACCATCACCATCACCATGATCATGATCATGACCACGAGGATCATGTTTGTGATGAAACCTGCGATCATGATCATGGTCATGATCATCACCATCACCATCATCACCATTACCACTCAGATCACCTAGAAAATGATGGTTTTACGTCAATTTCGTTTAGTAGTGATCGACCTTTTGCGATTCGCAAATTCCAGTCTTTCTTAGATAATCAGTTAACGTCTAATATTTTCCGGGCCAAGGGGATTCTCTGGTTTGAAGAAAGTCCCAATCGTCATATTTTCCATTTAAGTGGTAAGCGGTTTTCAATTGAGGATGATGAGTGGAAAGGGGAGAAAAAGAATCAATTGGTTTTGATTGGTCAGGATTTAGATCATGATAAACTGCTTCAACAGTTGAAGGATTGTTTAGTGGAGAGTTAAATCATGGGAACTCCCCTGTTCCTCATTAACGGGGGACTTAATTGATTGGAAACAAGATCGCTGCTAAATAATGGGTCGATCGAACATTAGTTCTCTATTAACACCGGACTGACTTGATTGCAAACCCAAGAGGAGAAGGCTAACTAACCTCCTCCTCTTCCCCTTTTATGGGGGAATTAGTTAATCAAAAATACTAACTAGATAACCTCCGGTAAAAATCAGGAGAATTGGGGTCAAGTATAAACCAAACTGCTGGATCATTTTCCTTCGCTCAAATGGTATTAAATCCAGCTTGGCGGAATCCAAAATCCAAGGCTCTACATCGGGCAAAAAGAGCAAAAATGCTGAGTTTATTAAGGGTTTATTGTAAACAGAAAATAATGGCGGTTTCTGATTGAATTAAAATCAGGTTGTGCAAGGAAAAAAGCCGTTTATCCGGTCGTTCAGAGTTTAAAAATTTGGGTTAAAGTCTAGATTGTTTGGGGTGCGTTAGTGGTGGCTACTTTAGAATTTTAGGAATTGCCTTTGTTCCCCAAGTCATTAGCGGGGATGACCTCTAAAAACTCTTGGGGTTGGTGCAATAAGCCCCTACAAACCTGTGACTTTGGGCAGCGCCAGCCAGTTTAAAGCCCCTAGAGTTGACATTCCCCATTTCCCAGTGAACTACCCCACCCTGCCTAGGCGCGAGGATGGAGCTTCCTGATTCAATGGGAAGTGCTTTCTATACCGAAATATAGCCAGTCTTATCTTCCCTCCCCAGGCAGAAGTCCTAGTTCCTAAGACCCAAATTTTCTCTTGCAACACAGCCCTTTTTAGCTTGGTTTTCGCTTTGGGAGTTAGTGGTCAAGTCCATCCGGTCCCTGCAAGCGAGGAAGGGGAATTCCGCAGCATTTTTGTTAAAATATAGCAAGAGTCCTCCTGCTCCCTTTAGAATGAACCTATTGACACAGGAGGAAAACACCTTGGTTGTTGCGATTGAAAGCCTACTTACCCCAGAAATCCATAAACCAGCCCGCTACTTAGGCAATGAAGTCGGAGCCGTGCATAAACCTTGGGACAGTGCCGCCGTGCGTTGGGTGCTGACTTATCCTGAAGTCTACGAGGTGGGGGCTTCTAACTTGGGGCATATTATTCTCTACAATGTGCTGAATGCCCAACCCCGTCAACTGTGCGATCGCGCCTATCTCCCCGCCTCCGACCTAGCCCAGAAACTTCGGGACACCCACACCCCCCTCTGGGCTTTAGAATCCCGTCGCCCCCTCCTCGATTTTGACATTCTCGGTTTTAGTCTCAGCTACGAATTAGGGGCAACCAATATCCTCGAAATGCTGGACTTAGCCGGAATTCCCCTCACGGCACAAGAACGCCTACAAACCACCTCCCCCCAGTACCCCCTCATTTTTGCCGGAGGACAAACGGCTACCTCAAACCCTGAACCCTACGCCGACTTTTTCGATTTTATCGCCCTGGGGGATGGGGAAGAACTCCTGCCAGAAATTGGCCAAGCCCTTGATGAGGGCAAGGCGGCCGGATTGTCTCGCGAGGCTCTATTACTTAAACTCGCCCAAGAAGTCAAAGGGGTTTATGTGCCTCACTTCTACGACATGGCCGAGGATGGGTCAGTGCATCCGAACCATCCCGACGTTCCCCCCCGGATTTTACGCCGCGTCGCCGCCCCCCGGCCGGAATATTCCATTGGTTTAGTCCCCCATATCCAAACGGTACACGATCGCCTGACGGTGGAAATTCGCCGGGGATGTACGCGAGGCTGCCGTTTTTGCCAGCCCGGAATGTTAACCCGCCCCGCCCGGGATGTGGAGCCGGAAAAGGTGGTAGAAGCCATTACCGAGGGGATGCGGGCGACGGGACATAATGAGTTTTCCCTCTTATCCCTCTCCTGTTCCGATTATTTAGCCCTGCCTGCGGTGGGGATGGAGATTAAAAACCGCCTCAAAGATGAAAATATTGCCCTCTCCTTACCCAGTCAACGGGTAGATCGATTTGATGAAAATATTGCCCGAATTATCGGCGGCACAAGGCAAACGGGCTTAACCTTTGCCCCAGAAGCGGGAACCCAACGGATGCGGGATGTGATTAATAAGGGCCTCACCAATGAGGAGTTATTACGGGGCATTAAAACGGCCGTTGAACAGGGCTGGGATAAGGTGAAGCTGTATTTTATGATTGGCTTGCCGGGAGAAACCGATGCGGACATTTTAGGCATTGCGGAAACCCTGCGCTGGCTGCGGCGAGAATGTGCGACTAAGGGGCGCAAACGCCTTGATTTTAATGTCACTATCTCGAATTTTACCCCCAAACCCCACACCCCCTTTCAGTGGCATTCTGTCTCAACGGCGGAGTTTTTGCGCAAACAGGAGTTACTGCGCCAAGAGTTGCGGGGAATGCGGGGGGTGAAGGCGAATTTTACCGATGTGCGCTTTTCGGTGATGGAGGATTTTCTGGGACGAGGCGATCGCACGCTGGCCCCTGTCATCCGTCGGGCTTGGCAATTAGGGGCGGGGATGGATGCTTGGATGGAAGGGTTAGATCAAGCCTTTGTCGCTTGGGAACAGGCGATTACAGAATCCGGCCTCAGTTGGAAATACCGCCAAATTGAGGAGGGGGAATGGAACGTCATGGAGTCCCAAAACACCCCTCTAGAGTCCAAACGCAAGCGCCCCCAATATTCTTGGGATGAGCGCCTCAACGCCCGTTTACCTTGGGATCACATCAACACAGGCATTGATAAAGACTGGCTTAAAGCCGATCTACAACGGGCTTTAGAAGCCGCCACGGTTCCCGATTGTGCCTTTGAAGGGTGTTCTCAATGTGGCATCTGTGGGGCGGATTTTGGGCAAAATATCGTCATTGAACCCCCACCCATTCCCGCCTTCCAAGGGCATTTTAAGCCCAATCAAGACCGGGTTCAGCGCCTGCGGGTGCGTTTTGGCAAATTAGGGGAAATGCGCCTCCTGAGCCACCTTGACCTGGTGCGACTGTGGGAACGGGTGATCCGCCGCGCTGGGATTCCTATTTCCTTTAATGGGGGATATCACCCCATGCCGCGCATTTCCATCACCTCGGCGTTACCTTTGGGCATGACCAGTTCCGGGGAGTTGGTGGATTTTGAACTAACTCAACGCTATGAGGTGGGCGAGTTTGAGCAGTTGCTGAAGGAGAAACTTCCGGCGGAGATTCCGGTGTATGAAGTCCAAGAGATTGATCTAAACAGTAAGTCCGCCAACCGTTTGTTACAACAGGCCGAATATACCCTCTTAGTGGCCGATGAGGGGGCAGACTGGGAGGGCTGGATTAACGGCGTGTTGGACTGTTCAGAGATTTGGTTTGAGAAAACCACTAAGTCCGGGAAACAACAAATGATTAACCTGCGCGATCGCCT contains the following coding sequences:
- a CDS encoding TIGR03960 family B12-binding radical SAM protein, which gives rise to MVVAIESLLTPEIHKPARYLGNEVGAVHKPWDSAAVRWVLTYPEVYEVGASNLGHIILYNVLNAQPRQLCDRAYLPASDLAQKLRDTHTPLWALESRRPLLDFDILGFSLSYELGATNILEMLDLAGIPLTAQERLQTTSPQYPLIFAGGQTATSNPEPYADFFDFIALGDGEELLPEIGQALDEGKAAGLSREALLLKLAQEVKGVYVPHFYDMAEDGSVHPNHPDVPPRILRRVAAPRPEYSIGLVPHIQTVHDRLTVEIRRGCTRGCRFCQPGMLTRPARDVEPEKVVEAITEGMRATGHNEFSLLSLSCSDYLALPAVGMEIKNRLKDENIALSLPSQRVDRFDENIARIIGGTRQTGLTFAPEAGTQRMRDVINKGLTNEELLRGIKTAVEQGWDKVKLYFMIGLPGETDADILGIAETLRWLRRECATKGRKRLDFNVTISNFTPKPHTPFQWHSVSTAEFLRKQELLRQELRGMRGVKANFTDVRFSVMEDFLGRGDRTLAPVIRRAWQLGAGMDAWMEGLDQAFVAWEQAITESGLSWKYRQIEEGEWNVMESQNTPLESKRKRPQYSWDERLNARLPWDHINTGIDKDWLKADLQRALEAATVPDCAFEGCSQCGICGADFGQNIVIEPPPIPAFQGHFKPNQDRVQRLRVRFGKLGEMRLLSHLDLVRLWERVIRRAGIPISFNGGYHPMPRISITSALPLGMTSSGELVDFELTQRYEVGEFEQLLKEKLPAEIPVYEVQEIDLNSKSANRLLQQAEYTLLVADEGADWEGWINGVLDCSEIWFEKTTKSGKQQMINLRDRLFSLSKGTANSEQGTAKLHYRGSYTNEGVVLHPEHILFMLEQVSGQPLELLHAHREQLILGCLSPIP